In the Syntrophus aciditrophicus SB genome, TGGCACATATCTCAGGAAAAATGAGGATGCATTTTATTAAAATATTGCCTGGCGATAAAGTTACGGTGGAATTGTCGCCCTATGATCTCACACGAGGTAGAATTATTTACAGGACAAAGTAGGATAACTGAAAATAGTTAAAGTTGTGAGTAAAGCTTAATTATAAACGCTTAATTGTAAAAATAGAGGCAGAGGAGTGAAATTGTGAAAGTACGGTCATCAATCAAAAAAATATGCGATAAGTGCAAAATTATAAAAAGACGCGGTTTGCTTAGGGTTATCTGTGAAAATCCAAAGCATAAGCAGAGACAGGGATAGTCCATAGAATATGTAATCAGGAGGAGATCAGGTGGCAAGAATTGCAGGTGTAGATTTACCAAAGAATAAAAGAATGGAAATAGCCTTAACGTATATCTATGGAATAGGTCGGACAAAGGCGAAGGAAATTCTTGAAAAGGCTGAGATCAGCTTTGATACAAAAACTGATGAACTTGCTGACTCCGAGATCAATGCAATACGAACTATAATCGATAGAGACCATAAAGTGGAAGGTGACCTGAGAAGAGATATCTCCATGTCAATCAAAAGACTGATGGATGTGGGAGCATACCGAGGTCTGCGTCATCGTAAGGGGCTTCCGGTAAGAGGACAAAGAACACATACGAACGCACGAACGCGAAAAGGTCCGAGAAGAGCTATCGCAGGAAAGA is a window encoding:
- the infA gene encoding translation initiation factor IF-1, with amino-acid sequence MAKEEPIEVEGRVIEPLPNAMFRVELENGHRVLAHISGKMRMHFIKILPGDKVTVELSPYDLTRGRIIYRTK
- the rpmJ gene encoding 50S ribosomal protein L36, whose translation is MKVRSSIKKICDKCKIIKRRGLLRVICENPKHKQRQG
- the rpsM gene encoding 30S ribosomal protein S13, which produces MARIAGVDLPKNKRMEIALTYIYGIGRTKAKEILEKAEISFDTKTDELADSEINAIRTIIDRDHKVEGDLRRDISMSIKRLMDVGAYRGLRHRKGLPVRGQRTHTNARTRKGPRRAIAGKKK